A genomic window from Klebsiella quasipneumoniae subsp. quasipneumoniae includes:
- the sdhD gene encoding succinate dehydrogenase membrane anchor subunit: protein MVSNASALGRNGVHDFILVRATAIVLTLYIIYMVGFFATTGEISWEVWTGFFASGFTKVFTLLALVSILIHAWIGMWQVLTDYVKPLALRLVLQLAIVVALVAYVLYGFVVVWGV from the coding sequence ATGGTAAGCAACGCCTCAGCACTGGGACGCAACGGCGTACATGACTTTATTCTGGTCCGTGCTACCGCCATCGTTCTGACCCTCTACATCATCTACATGGTTGGCTTCTTCGCGACCACCGGTGAAATCTCATGGGAAGTGTGGACCGGATTCTTTGCCTCCGGCTTCACTAAAGTCTTCACTCTGCTGGCTCTCGTTTCCATTCTTATCCATGCCTGGATCGGGATGTGGCAGGTGTTAACGGACTACGTTAAACCACTGGCTCTGCGCCTGGTTCTGCAACTGGCTATCGTTGTGGCGCTGGTGGCTTACGTTCTTTATGGATTTGTTGTGGTGTGGGGTGTGTAA
- the sdhC gene encoding succinate dehydrogenase cytochrome b556 subunit: MWALFMVRNVKKQRPVNLDLQTIRFPITAIASILHRVSGVITFVAVGILLWLLGTSLSSPEGFLTAASIMDSFFVKFIMWGILTALAYHVVVGIRHLMMDFGYLDETLEAGKRSAKISFVITVVLSLLAGVLVW, translated from the coding sequence ATGTGGGCGTTATTCATGGTAAGAAATGTGAAAAAACAAAGACCTGTCAATCTGGATCTACAAACGATACGGTTCCCAATCACGGCGATAGCGTCCATTCTCCATCGCGTTTCCGGTGTCATCACCTTCGTGGCGGTCGGAATTCTGCTTTGGCTGCTGGGCACCAGCCTCTCCTCCCCTGAAGGTTTTCTGACGGCGGCCTCGATCATGGATAGCTTCTTTGTGAAGTTCATCATGTGGGGCATTCTCACCGCGCTGGCCTATCACGTCGTTGTTGGTATCCGCCATCTGATGATGGACTTTGGCTACCTGGACGAAACCCTCGAAGCAGGGAAACGTTCCGCCAAGATTTCTTTTGTTATTACTGTCGTGCTTTCACTTCTCGCAGGAGTCCTCGTATGGTAA
- the gltA gene encoding citrate synthase, translating to MSDAKAKITLGGDTAIELDVLKGTLGQDVIDIRSLGSKGVFTFDPGFTSTASCESKITFIDGDEGILLHRGFPIDQLATESNYLEVCYILLNGEKPTQAEYDEFKTTVTRHTMIHEQITRLFHAFRRDSHPMAVMCGITGALAAFYHDSLDVNNPRHREIAAYRLLSKMPTMAAMCYKYSIGQPFVYPRNDLSYAGNFLRMMFATPCEEYEVNPVLERAMDRILILHADHEQNASTSTVRTAGSSGANPFACIAAGIASLWGPAHGGANEAALKMLEEISSVEHIPEFVRRAKDKNDSFRLMGFGHRVYKNYDPRATVMRETCHEVLKELGTKDDLLQVAMELEHIALNDPYFIEKKLYPNVDFYSGIILKAMGIPSSMFTVIFAMARTVGWIAHWNEMHSDGMKIARPRQLYTGYEKRDFQSDIKR from the coding sequence ATGTCTGATGCTAAAGCAAAAATCACCCTGGGTGGTGACACTGCTATTGAACTGGATGTGCTAAAAGGCACGCTCGGTCAGGATGTTATTGATATTCGTAGTCTTGGTTCAAAAGGCGTATTTACTTTTGACCCAGGTTTCACATCTACCGCTTCCTGTGAATCTAAAATTACGTTTATCGATGGTGACGAGGGGATCCTGCTGCACCGTGGCTTCCCGATCGACCAGTTAGCGACCGAATCAAACTATCTTGAAGTTTGTTACATTCTGCTAAACGGTGAAAAACCGACCCAGGCAGAATATGACGAATTCAAAACCACCGTCACCCGCCACACCATGATCCATGAGCAGATTACTCGTCTGTTCCATGCGTTCCGTCGCGATTCTCACCCGATGGCCGTTATGTGCGGGATCACCGGCGCCCTGGCGGCGTTCTATCACGACTCCCTCGACGTGAATAACCCGCGTCACCGTGAAATTGCCGCCTATCGCCTGCTGTCCAAAATGCCGACCATGGCAGCCATGTGTTACAAGTATTCTATCGGCCAGCCGTTTGTTTATCCGCGCAATGACCTCTCCTACGCCGGCAACTTCCTGCGCATGATGTTCGCCACGCCGTGCGAAGAGTACGAAGTCAATCCGGTGCTGGAGCGCGCAATGGACCGTATTCTGATCCTGCACGCCGATCACGAACAGAACGCCTCGACCTCGACGGTACGTACCGCGGGCTCTTCCGGCGCTAACCCGTTCGCCTGTATCGCAGCCGGCATCGCCTCCCTGTGGGGACCGGCGCACGGCGGCGCCAACGAAGCGGCGCTGAAAATGTTGGAAGAGATCAGCTCCGTTGAGCACATTCCGGAATTTGTTCGTCGTGCGAAAGACAAGAATGACTCTTTCCGCCTGATGGGCTTCGGCCATCGTGTGTACAAAAACTACGACCCGCGCGCCACCGTGATGCGTGAAACCTGCCATGAAGTGCTGAAAGAGCTGGGCACCAAAGACGACCTGCTGCAGGTGGCCATGGAGCTGGAGCATATCGCGCTGAACGACCCGTACTTCATCGAGAAGAAACTCTACCCGAACGTCGACTTCTACTCCGGTATCATCCTGAAAGCGATGGGTATTCCGTCCTCCATGTTTACCGTTATCTTCGCCATGGCGCGTACCGTGGGCTGGATTGCGCACTGGAACGAAATGCACAGCGATGGCATGAAAATCGCCCGTCCGCGTCAGCTCTATACCGGCTACGAAAAACGCGATTTCCAGTCCGACATCAAGCGTTAA
- the nei gene encoding endonuclease VIII has product MPEGPEIRRAADTLEAAIKDEPLTDVWFAFPRLQPYQTPLIGQRVTHIDTRGKALLTRFSGGLTLYSHNQLYGVWRVVDAGEQPASNRVLRVRLQTASKAILLYSASDIEMLTAEQVANHPFLLRIGPDVLDMTLTAEQVKARLLSAKFRHRQFSGLLLDQAFLAGLGNYLRVEILWQVGLTGQHKASELNAIQLDALAHALLDIPRLSYRTRGQPDDNKHHGALFRFKVFHRDGEQCERCGGVIEKTMLSSRPFYWCPHCQH; this is encoded by the coding sequence ATGCCGGAAGGTCCGGAGATCCGCCGCGCGGCGGATACACTGGAGGCGGCAATCAAAGACGAACCCTTAACCGACGTCTGGTTCGCCTTTCCCCGGTTGCAACCCTACCAAACCCCGCTGATTGGTCAGCGGGTTACCCATATCGACACCCGGGGCAAAGCCTTGCTGACCCGCTTCTCCGGCGGCCTGACCCTGTACAGCCATAATCAGCTGTACGGCGTCTGGCGCGTGGTTGACGCTGGCGAACAGCCCGCCTCTAACCGGGTGCTGCGCGTCAGGCTCCAGACCGCCAGCAAGGCGATTTTGCTCTACAGCGCGTCGGACATTGAGATGCTCACAGCGGAGCAGGTGGCCAACCATCCGTTCTTGCTGCGCATCGGTCCGGACGTACTGGATATGACGTTAACCGCGGAGCAGGTGAAAGCGCGGCTGCTGTCGGCCAAATTCCGCCATCGTCAGTTTTCCGGCCTGCTGTTGGATCAGGCTTTTCTTGCCGGGCTGGGAAACTATCTGCGGGTGGAAATCCTCTGGCAGGTGGGGCTGACCGGGCAGCATAAGGCCTCGGAGCTGAATGCAATACAACTGGATGCGCTGGCGCACGCGCTGCTTGATATCCCGCGGCTTTCTTATCGTACCCGCGGCCAGCCCGATGACAACAAGCACCACGGCGCGCTGTTCCGCTTTAAGGTGTTCCATCGCGATGGCGAACAGTGCGAGCGCTGCGGGGGCGTGATTGAGAAGACGATGCTCTCCTCGCGGCCCTTTTACTGGTGCCCGCACTGCCAGCATTAA
- the pcp gene encoding pyroglutamyl-peptidase I: MAGVLLTGFEPFDGETVNPSWEVVQQLDGTMIAGQPVTARQLPCVFGEALSALDAAIEDLQPKLVIAVGQAGGRVDISVERVAINVDDARIPDNKGQQPIDTPIVDGGPAAWFSTLPIKAIVNALRDRGIPASVSQTAGTFVCNHVMYGLLHRLQGQAEVRGGFIHIPWLPAQAAAHPGEPSMAIATVREALETAIAVALRQPVDSKLGGGATH; the protein is encoded by the coding sequence GTGGCGGGAGTATTACTAACCGGTTTCGAACCCTTTGACGGCGAGACGGTGAACCCTTCCTGGGAAGTGGTGCAGCAGCTTGACGGCACTATGATTGCTGGCCAGCCGGTGACCGCCCGGCAGCTTCCCTGCGTGTTTGGCGAGGCGCTGTCGGCGCTCGACGCGGCGATAGAAGACCTGCAGCCGAAGCTGGTTATCGCGGTGGGGCAGGCCGGCGGTCGGGTCGATATCAGCGTCGAACGTGTGGCGATCAACGTCGATGATGCGCGCATCCCCGATAACAAAGGCCAGCAACCCATCGACACGCCGATCGTCGACGGCGGGCCGGCGGCGTGGTTCAGCACCTTGCCGATCAAAGCGATCGTCAACGCGCTGCGCGATCGCGGGATCCCGGCCTCGGTGTCGCAGACCGCCGGCACCTTCGTCTGCAACCACGTCATGTACGGCCTGTTGCACAGGCTGCAGGGTCAGGCTGAGGTGAGAGGCGGTTTTATCCATATTCCATGGCTACCGGCGCAGGCGGCGGCCCATCCCGGCGAGCCGAGTATGGCGATCGCCACCGTGCGGGAGGCGCTGGAGACGGCCATTGCCGTGGCCCTGCGCCAGCCTGTGGACAGTAAACTGGGCGGCGGCGCCACCCACTGA
- the pxpA gene encoding 5-oxoprolinase subunit PxpA gives MMIDLNADLGEGGANDSALLQLVSSANIACGFHAGDAGLMVQSVREALKYGVAVGAHPGYPDRENFGRTAMDLPPETVYAQTLYQIGALAAIVQAQGGELQHVKPHGMLYNQAAKSPPLADAIARAVRDVNPQLVLVGLAGSELIRAGQRYGLTTRQEVFADRGYLADGSLVPRSQPGALIDSEEQALAQTLEMVQHHRVRSVSGEWANVVAQTVCLHGDGPHALDFARRLRAAFAGRHILVSAQPEAEI, from the coding sequence ATGATGATTGATCTTAATGCCGATCTCGGGGAAGGCGGGGCGAACGATAGCGCGCTGCTCCAGCTGGTGTCATCGGCGAATATCGCCTGTGGTTTTCACGCCGGCGACGCCGGGCTGATGGTGCAGAGCGTGCGCGAGGCGCTGAAGTACGGCGTGGCGGTGGGCGCCCATCCGGGATATCCCGACCGGGAAAATTTTGGCCGCACGGCGATGGATCTACCGCCGGAAACGGTCTATGCCCAGACGCTGTATCAGATTGGCGCTCTGGCGGCGATCGTTCAGGCGCAGGGCGGCGAGCTGCAGCACGTGAAGCCGCACGGCATGCTCTACAACCAGGCGGCCAAATCGCCGCCGCTGGCCGACGCGATCGCCCGCGCGGTCCGCGATGTTAACCCGCAGCTGGTGCTGGTGGGTCTGGCGGGCAGCGAATTGATCCGCGCCGGACAGCGCTATGGTCTGACGACGCGTCAGGAGGTGTTTGCCGATCGCGGTTATCTGGCCGACGGCAGCCTGGTGCCGCGCAGCCAGCCCGGGGCGCTGATTGACAGCGAAGAGCAGGCCCTGGCGCAAACCCTCGAGATGGTGCAACACCACCGGGTGCGCAGCGTCAGCGGCGAATGGGCGAACGTGGTGGCGCAGACGGTATGTCTGCACGGTGATGGTCCGCATGCCCTCGATTTTGCCCGCCGTTTGCGGGCGGCGTTCGCCGGGCGCCATATTCTGGTCAGCGCTCAGCCAGAGGCTGAGATATGA
- the pxpC gene encoding 5-oxoprolinase subunit PxpC: MLTLIRAGLYTSVQDGGREGLRQSGISRCGALDYPSLVIANLLVGNEANAAGLEITLGQVEIEFARSGWFALTGAACEATLDGKAVWVGWRTAYRAGQRLVLKTPQHGIRSYLAVAGGIAVPEVLGSRCTDLKAGIGGLEGRRLQDGDKLKLGKAARCFTTPRGVKQLPLGNRIRALPGPEYHEFDEASQASFWRAPWKLSPQSNRMGYRLQGQPLKRTTDREMLSHGLLPGVVQVPHNGQPIVLMNDAQTTGGYPRIACIIDADMYQLAQIPLGQPIHFVACSLEEALKARADRQRYLEQLAWRLHDDD; encoded by the coding sequence ATGTTGACCTTGATCCGCGCCGGCCTGTACACCTCGGTACAGGACGGTGGACGAGAAGGCCTGCGCCAGTCTGGCATCAGCCGCTGCGGCGCCCTGGATTATCCCTCGCTGGTGATTGCCAATCTGCTGGTTGGCAACGAGGCGAATGCCGCCGGGCTGGAGATTACCCTCGGCCAGGTGGAGATCGAATTTGCCCGCAGCGGCTGGTTTGCGCTGACCGGCGCCGCCTGCGAAGCGACGCTGGACGGTAAAGCGGTCTGGGTGGGCTGGCGCACCGCCTACCGGGCCGGGCAGCGGCTGGTGCTGAAAACGCCCCAGCATGGCATTCGTAGCTATCTGGCGGTGGCGGGCGGGATTGCGGTCCCCGAGGTCCTTGGCTCGCGCTGCACGGATCTCAAGGCGGGGATTGGCGGTCTGGAAGGACGCCGCCTGCAGGATGGCGACAAACTGAAGCTCGGGAAAGCCGCCCGCTGCTTCACCACCCCGCGCGGCGTCAAGCAGCTGCCGCTGGGCAACCGCATTCGTGCGCTGCCCGGGCCGGAGTACCATGAATTTGACGAGGCCTCGCAGGCGTCATTCTGGCGCGCCCCCTGGAAGCTCAGTCCGCAGAGTAACCGCATGGGGTACCGTCTGCAGGGGCAGCCGCTGAAACGCACCACCGATCGTGAAATGCTGTCGCACGGCCTGCTGCCGGGCGTGGTGCAGGTGCCGCACAACGGCCAGCCCATTGTGCTGATGAACGACGCGCAAACCACCGGCGGCTATCCGCGGATCGCCTGCATTATCGATGCCGATATGTATCAGCTGGCGCAGATCCCGCTGGGGCAGCCAATCCATTTCGTGGCCTGCTCGCTGGAGGAGGCGCTGAAGGCGCGGGCCGATCGCCAGCGTTATCTGGAACAACTGGCCTGGAGACTCCACGATGATGATTGA
- the pxpB gene encoding 5-oxoprolinase subunit PxpB, whose product MQRARCYLLGETAVVLELEPPVTLESQQRIWGLAQRLANHEEVIDAIPGMNNITVVLRRPQEVAWEAIDRLQRWWEESLAIEPESRSLSVPVVYGGEAGPDLGVVAQHSGLSEKQVVELHASVEYLVWFIGFQPGFPYLGGLPAALATPRRAEPRVLVPAGSVGIGGAQTGIYPLATPGGWQLLGRTALTLFDPARKEPALLRVGDKIRFVPQKEGVC is encoded by the coding sequence GTGCAGCGAGCGCGTTGTTATCTGTTAGGAGAAACGGCTGTCGTGCTGGAGCTGGAGCCGCCGGTTACCCTTGAAAGCCAGCAACGGATCTGGGGATTAGCCCAGCGTCTGGCCAACCATGAAGAGGTGATTGACGCCATTCCCGGCATGAACAATATCACTGTGGTGCTCCGCCGCCCGCAGGAGGTTGCGTGGGAGGCGATAGACCGTCTGCAGCGCTGGTGGGAGGAGAGCCTCGCGATCGAGCCGGAGTCGCGCTCGCTGTCTGTTCCGGTCGTCTACGGCGGCGAGGCCGGACCGGACCTCGGGGTGGTGGCGCAGCACAGCGGCCTGAGTGAAAAACAGGTCGTGGAGCTGCACGCTTCGGTGGAATATCTGGTCTGGTTTATTGGTTTTCAGCCGGGATTTCCCTACCTGGGCGGGCTGCCTGCGGCGCTGGCGACACCGCGTCGCGCCGAACCGCGCGTGCTCGTCCCGGCCGGATCGGTGGGTATCGGCGGCGCGCAAACCGGTATCTATCCGCTGGCGACGCCCGGCGGCTGGCAGCTGCTGGGGCGGACCGCGCTGACGCTGTTCGACCCGGCGCGGAAGGAGCCTGCGCTACTGCGCGTGGGCGATAAAATTCGCTTTGTGCCGCAAAAGGAGGGGGTATGTTGA
- a CDS encoding type 2 GTP cyclohydrolase I — protein MKNSELEQLINDKLNSAAISDFAPNGLQVEGRDTVHKIVTGVTASQALLDEAVRLQADAVIVHHGYFWKNESPVIRGMKRRRLKTLLANDINLYGWHLPLDAHPELGNNAQLAHLLGINVLGEIEPLVPWGELSMPVSGLELASWIEARLGRKPLWCGDTGPDTVSRVAWCTGGGQSFIDAAARFGVDAFITGEVSEQTIHSAREQDLHFYAAGHHATERGGIRALSEWLTETTDLDVTFIDIPNPA, from the coding sequence ATGAAAAATAGCGAACTGGAACAACTGATAAACGACAAGCTCAATAGCGCAGCCATCAGTGACTTCGCCCCTAACGGTCTGCAGGTGGAAGGGCGCGACACGGTGCACAAGATCGTCACCGGAGTCACGGCCAGCCAGGCGCTGCTGGATGAGGCCGTCCGCCTGCAGGCGGATGCGGTAATCGTCCATCACGGCTATTTCTGGAAAAACGAATCGCCAGTGATCCGCGGCATGAAGCGCCGGCGCCTGAAAACCCTGCTGGCCAACGATATCAATCTCTACGGCTGGCACCTGCCGCTGGATGCCCATCCCGAGCTGGGCAATAACGCGCAGCTGGCGCATCTGCTGGGGATTAACGTGCTGGGCGAAATCGAACCGCTGGTGCCCTGGGGCGAACTGTCGATGCCGGTGTCCGGCCTCGAGCTGGCCTCGTGGATTGAAGCGCGGCTGGGACGCAAGCCACTGTGGTGCGGCGATACCGGGCCGGACACCGTCAGCCGCGTCGCCTGGTGTACCGGGGGCGGCCAGAGCTTTATCGACGCCGCGGCGCGCTTTGGCGTGGACGCGTTTATCACCGGCGAGGTGTCGGAACAAACCATCCACTCTGCCCGCGAGCAGGACCTGCATTTTTATGCCGCCGGCCACCACGCCACCGAGCGGGGCGGCATTCGCGCCCTCAGCGAATGGCTGACGGAAACCACCGACCTGGATGTCACCTTTATTGATATTCCTAACCCTGCCTGA